A region of Salvia splendens isolate huo1 chromosome 17, SspV2, whole genome shotgun sequence DNA encodes the following proteins:
- the LOC121775252 gene encoding protein SUPPRESSOR OF FRI 4-like isoform X1, which yields MGKKKKRGAVDKVWCYYCDREFDDEKILVQHQKAKHFKCHVCHKKLSTAGGMAIHVLQVHKEQVTKVPNAKPGRETTEIEIYGMQGIPADALASHYGEEDEENPSKAAKVDLPLSQITGGVMPGSLGVGYPPRGPLPLNYNPRIPGPPVGWQIPPHPQPWYPQHPAVSVPFPGQAGMPQQPLFPVHNIRSTVPSASPPGLQPTFPITPPGMPATTPPVPVSQPLFPVIPSSNIPPQSSPFSALIPSMSLPLSSSTEIKSSEPLFGGTLAANNYQTSGTPAIPVANSHSYASGPNTEGPSIGPPPLIANKAPSTQPATNEVYLVWDDEAMSMEERRLSLLKYQVHDENSQMSSIDAAIDRRISESRLAGRMAF from the exons atggggaagaagaagaagagaggagcGGTGGATAAGGTGTGGTGCTACTACTGCGACAGGGAGTTTGACGACGAGAAGATACTGGTGCAGCACCAGAAGGCCAAGCACTTCAAGTGCCATGTTTGCCACAAGAAGCTCTCCACCGCCGGCGGCATGGCCATCCACGTGCTCCAGGTTCACAAGGAACAAGTCACTAA AGTCCCAAATGCAAAACCTGGAAGAGAAACAACGGAGATTGAGATTTATGGGATGCAGGGAATTCCAGCTGATGCCCTGGCTTCACATTATGGAGAGGAAG ATGAAGAGAACCCTTCAAAAGCAGCTAAAGTTGATCTACCACTCTCTCAGATAACCGGTGGTGTGATGCCCGGATCACTAGGGGTTGGATATCCTCCCCGCGGCCCATTACCTCTGAA TTACAATCCCAGGATACCTGGGCCACCTGTTGGTTGGCAAATTCCACCTCATCCACAACCTTGGTATCCTCAGCACCCAGCTGTTTCAGTTCCGTTCCCTGGCCAAGCAGGAATGCCTCAACAGCCTTTGTTTCCTGTGCACAACATTCGGTCTACTGTTCCATCCGCATCACCCCCTGGGCTTCAACCAACATTTCCAATCACTCCTCCAGGGATGCCTGCAACGACACCTCCTGTTCCTGTTTCTCAACCTTTATTTCCTGTCATTCCTAGCAGTAATATTCCTCCTCAGAGCTCCCCATTTTCTGCTCTTATACCTTCAATGAGCTTGCCTTTAAGCTCTTCTACAGAAATAAAGAGTTCAGAACCTCTCTTTGGTGGCACTTTGGCAGCCAATAATTACCAAACATCAGGAACCCCAG CCATACCTGTTGCAAATTCACATTCCTATGCATCTGGTCCAAATACTGAAGGTCCTTCTATAGGACCACCTCCATTAATTGCAAACAAAGCCCCATCTACACAACCCGCAACTAATGAGGTCTACTTAGTTTGGGATGATGAAGCTATGTCTATG GAGGAAAGAAGATTGTCCTTATTGAAGTATCAGGTGCATGATGAGAATAGCCAG ATGAGTTCTATTGATGCTGCCATTGACCGAAGGATATCTGAGAGCAGGCTTGCTGGTCGCATGGCATTTTAG
- the LOC121775252 gene encoding protein SUPPRESSOR OF FRI 4-like isoform X2: protein MFATRSSPPPAAWPSTCSRVPNAKPGRETTEIEIYGMQGIPADALASHYGEEDEENPSKAAKVDLPLSQITGGVMPGSLGVGYPPRGPLPLNYNPRIPGPPVGWQIPPHPQPWYPQHPAVSVPFPGQAGMPQQPLFPVHNIRSTVPSASPPGLQPTFPITPPGMPATTPPVPVSQPLFPVIPSSNIPPQSSPFSALIPSMSLPLSSSTEIKSSEPLFGGTLAANNYQTSGTPAIPVANSHSYASGPNTEGPSIGPPPLIANKAPSTQPATNEVYLVWDDEAMSMEERRLSLLKYQVHDENSQMSSIDAAIDRRISESRLAGRMAF from the exons ATGTTTGCCACAAGAAGCTCTCCACCGCCGGCGGCATGGCCATCCACGTGCTCCAG AGTCCCAAATGCAAAACCTGGAAGAGAAACAACGGAGATTGAGATTTATGGGATGCAGGGAATTCCAGCTGATGCCCTGGCTTCACATTATGGAGAGGAAG ATGAAGAGAACCCTTCAAAAGCAGCTAAAGTTGATCTACCACTCTCTCAGATAACCGGTGGTGTGATGCCCGGATCACTAGGGGTTGGATATCCTCCCCGCGGCCCATTACCTCTGAA TTACAATCCCAGGATACCTGGGCCACCTGTTGGTTGGCAAATTCCACCTCATCCACAACCTTGGTATCCTCAGCACCCAGCTGTTTCAGTTCCGTTCCCTGGCCAAGCAGGAATGCCTCAACAGCCTTTGTTTCCTGTGCACAACATTCGGTCTACTGTTCCATCCGCATCACCCCCTGGGCTTCAACCAACATTTCCAATCACTCCTCCAGGGATGCCTGCAACGACACCTCCTGTTCCTGTTTCTCAACCTTTATTTCCTGTCATTCCTAGCAGTAATATTCCTCCTCAGAGCTCCCCATTTTCTGCTCTTATACCTTCAATGAGCTTGCCTTTAAGCTCTTCTACAGAAATAAAGAGTTCAGAACCTCTCTTTGGTGGCACTTTGGCAGCCAATAATTACCAAACATCAGGAACCCCAG CCATACCTGTTGCAAATTCACATTCCTATGCATCTGGTCCAAATACTGAAGGTCCTTCTATAGGACCACCTCCATTAATTGCAAACAAAGCCCCATCTACACAACCCGCAACTAATGAGGTCTACTTAGTTTGGGATGATGAAGCTATGTCTATG GAGGAAAGAAGATTGTCCTTATTGAAGTATCAGGTGCATGATGAGAATAGCCAG ATGAGTTCTATTGATGCTGCCATTGACCGAAGGATATCTGAGAGCAGGCTTGCTGGTCGCATGGCATTTTAG
- the LOC121775427 gene encoding GTP-binding protein ERG-like, with protein MKAVRALTRFRPIAADSTFLRRFYSAQPQHDDFSPPNPAELSAQDAVFDSSQFDDLNLNHSPDSSNQESTWDEKYRDRVKSQVFGENVSHLRILQREEEKKRKAARLANELLEAALDAGESEDDEEREVTEEEQKSLAVGIIGAPNAGKSALTNYMVGTKVSAVSRKVHTTTHEVLGVMTKGDTQICFFDTPGLMLKKSGFPYNDIKVRNESAWGSVSLYNVLIVVFDVHRHITRPDSRVVRLIERMGSISIPNQKRILCMNKVDLVEKKKDLLKVVEEFNDLSGYERHFMTSGVKGAGVKDLTKYLMEQAVQRPWDEDPFTMSEELMKNISLEIVREKLLDHVHQEVPYGIEHRLMSWKELRDGSVRIEQHFVTPKISQRKILVGKKGSKIGRIGMEANEELRAIFKRNVHLILMVRVK; from the exons ATGAAAGCAGTAAGGGCTCTGACACGATTCCGCCCAATCGCCGCCGATTCCACCTTCCTCCGCCGCTTCTACTCCGCGCAGCCGCAGCACGACGACTTCTCACCGCCGAATCCCGCCGAATTGTCCGCGCAGGATGCCGTCTTCGACAGCTCTCAATTCGACGATTTGAATCTCAATCACAGCCCCGACAGCAGTAATCAGGAGTCAACGTGGGACGAGAAGTATAGAGACAGGGTGAAAAGCCAAGTATTTGGGGAAAATGTTTCGCATTTGAGGATATTGCAGagggaagaagagaagaagaggaaggctGCGAGGCTGGCGAATGAGCTTCTGGAGGCGGCGTTGGATGCAGGGGAGAGCGAAGATGATGAGGAGAGAGAGGTGACGGAGGAGGAGCAGAAATCGTTAGCTGTTGGCATCATTGGAGCTCCGAATGCTGGAAAGTCTGCTCTCACTAATTACATG GTGGGAACTAAAGTTTCAGCAGTTTCGCGGAAGGTACATACCACCACTCACGAGGTTTTGGGAGTCATGACGAAAGGAGATACACAAATT TGTTTCTTTGATACACCAGGACTTATGTTAAAGAAAAGCGGATTTCCTTACAATGATATCAAAGTCCGTAATGAAAGTGCCTGGGGTTCTGTTAGTTTATACAATGTGCTGATAGTTGTTTTTGATGTTCACCGACATATTACCAG ACCTGATTCGCGAGTAGTGAGGTTGATTGAAAGAATGGGTTCTATTAGCATCCCGAATCAGAAGCGCATTTTATGTATGAACAAGGTTGACTTGGTTGAAAAGAAGAAAGACTTGCTCAAGGTTGTAGAGGAATTCAATGATCTATCGGGATACGAAAG GCATTTCATGACATCGGGAGTCAAGGGTGCTGGGGTGAAAGATCTCACAAAGTACTTAATGGAGCAG GCAGTACAAAGACCATGGGATGAAGATCCATTTACCATGAGTGAAGAATTAATGAAGAACATATCTCTGGAAATTGTGAGAGAGAAATTGTTAGATCATGTGCATCAG GAAGTCCCCTATGGCATTGAGCATCGCTTGATGAGCTGGAAGGAGTTAAGAGATGGTTCTGTCCGAATCGAGCAACACTTCGTCACCCCCAAGATCAGCCAACGCAAAATTTTAGTTGGGAAGAAGGGCTCTAAAATAGG GAGAATAGGCATGGAAGCGAACGAAGAGCTCCGAGCCATATTCAAGAGGAACGTCCATCTCATCCTCATGGTTAGGGTTAAATGA
- the LOC121774957 gene encoding DNA polymerase eta isoform X1, translating to MPVARPESSGSRVIAHVDMDCFYVQVEQRKQPSLRGRPTAVVQYNAWQGGGLIAVGYEARAFGVKRSMRGDEAKKVCPEIELVTVPVSRGKADLTVYRDAGSEVVSILSSKGRCERASIDEVYLDLTEAAETMLAQNPPESLEAISEEALKSHILGLHSDKDGSDNRDRVREWFLSNADRRDKLLACGALIVAELRMEVLKKTEFTCSAGIAHNKMLAKLTSGMHKPAQQTIVPSSSVEELLASLPIKKMKQLGGKLGTSLQDKLAVNTVGDLLQFSEEKLQDLCGINTGTWLWNIARGVCGDQVEGRLLPKSHGSGKTFPGRQALRKFSTVQKWLNDLCSELSERLLRDLEQNKRIARTLTLHASAYKLNDSESLKKFPSKSCSLRYGVTKIQEDALNLFHAGLREYVGVYHEKLKESTQQEWAITGLSVSASKIVDIPTGTNSIMKYFHHQNQTCAELNDVCTHDAASLSTGTTSSIGLNQADYPENDVCEDETMLGHVVPCSGPDDVKIEVCKDDVYTYEDVDKKDPSLSGEKQSLVLQEDTLTSCLGGSHLISTETGLESRLTKSKMDLVRPRLKSDKKKRKIEKGTSSILRFFGNQDSRANLETFQESGTSSSGKQLENIQQTTNGITPRTCNSRTDAWSYKSDEIDPSVLNELPLEVQAEVRAWMQPQKRANVVKKGSSIAHYFSPTPNP from the exons ATGCCGGTGGCAAGACCAGAATCGTCCGGTTCTAGAGTTATTGCTCATGTTGACATGGATTGCTTCTATGTTCAAG TTGAGCAGCGGAAACAGCCGAGTTTAAGAGGTCGTCCTACTGCTGTTGTGCAGTACAATGCTTGGCAAGGAGGGGGTCTTATTGCGGTGGGGTATGAAGCCCGTGCGTTTGGTGTCAAAAG GTCAATGCGTGGTGATGAGGCCAAAAAGGTCTGTCCTGAAATTGAGCTTGTAACTGTTCCAGTGAGTCGTGGTAAAGCGGATTTAACTGTGTACCGGGATGCTGGTTCAGAG GTGGTGTCTATCCTTTCAAGCAAGGGTCGATGTGAGCGTGCTTCTATTGATGAAGTCTACCTGGATCTTACTGAAGCTGCAGAAACAATGTTGGCCCAAAATCCCCCTGAGAGTTTGGAAGCAATTAGTGAAGAAGCTCTTAAATCACATATTTTGGGGCTTCATTCG GACAAGGATGGATCTGACAATCGAGATCGTGTGAGGGAATGGTTTCTTAGCAATGCTGATCGTCGTGATAAATTATTGGCATGTGGAGCTCTTATTGTAGCAGAACTTAGAATGGAAGTTCTGAAGAAAACTGAATTCACGTGTTCAGCTGGCATAGCCCATAATAAG ATGCTCGCTAAATTAACTAGTGGAATGCACAAACCTGCTCAACAAACCATTGTGCCTTCCTCATCTGTTGAGGAGCTGCTTGCATCTCTgcctataaaaaaaat GAAACAACTTGGAGGAAAACTGGGAACCTCTTTGCAAGATAAGCTTGCTGTGAATACTGTTGGGGATCTATTGCAGTTTTCAGAGGAGAAGCTGCAAGATCTCTGTGGCATAAATACTGG TACATGGTTATGGAATATTGCACGTGGGGTATGTGGGGATCAGGTAGAGGGTCGCCTCCTTCCCAAAAGTCATGGTTCCGGGAAGACATTTCCTGGACGTCAGGCTCTTAGAAAGTTCTCTACT GTTCAGAAGTGGCTGAATGATCTTTGTTCTGAATTGAGTGAACGTCTTCTTCGTGATCTGGAACAGAATAAACGCATTGCTCGTACTCTCACCCTGCATGCAAGTGCTTATAAG TTGAATGACTCGGAATCACTCAAAAAGTTCCCTTCAAAGTCATGTTCCTTAAGGTATGGGGTTACCAAGATCCAAGAAGATGCCCTCAATCTATTTCATGCCGGGCTGCGTGAATATGTTGGGGTATACCATGAGAAGTTGAAAGAGTCCACGCAGCAGGAGTGGGCAATAACTGGTCTCTCTGTCTCAGCAAGTAAAATAGTTGATATTCCAACT GGAACGAACTCAATTATGAAGTATTTCCATCACCAAAATCAGACATGTGCTGAGTTAAATGATGTATGCACCCATGATGCTGCGTCTTTGTCGACAG GTACTACGAGCTCCATAGGACTAAATCAAGCTGATTATCCAGAAAATGATGTGTGTGAGGATGAAACAATGCTTGGTCATGTCGTGCCATGTTCAGGACCAGATGATGTTAAAATAGAAGTCTGTAAG GATGATGTGTATACGTACGAAGATGTAGATAAGAAAGACCCATCTCTCTCTGGAGAGAAGCAGAGCTTGGTGCTCCAAGAAGACACTCTTACATCATGCTTAGGTGGGTCTCATCTCATTTCAACTGAAACTGGTCTGGAATCAAGACTCACTAAGTCAAAGATGGATCTCGTAAGACCTCGTTTAAAAtcagataaaaagaaaagaaagatagAGAAG GGCACTTCATCAATCTTAAGATTTTTCGGGAATCAAGACTCTCGTGCGAATCTTGAGACTTTTCAAGAGAGTGGAACATCTTCCTCTG GTAAGCAGCTTGAGAATATCCAGCAAACAACAAATGGGATCACCCCAAGAACATGCAATTCCAGAACTGATGCATGGAGTTACAAGAGTGATGAGATTGATCCTTCTGTCTTGAATGAATTACCTCTTGAGGTTCAAGCAGAAGTGCGTGCATGGATGCAGCCTCAGAAGCGGGCTAACGTTGTGAAAAAGGGTTCTAGTATTGCTCACTATTTCTCACCAACTCCAAACCCTTGA
- the LOC121774957 gene encoding DNA polymerase eta isoform X2, which produces MLTWIASMFKYNAWQGGGLIAVGYEARAFGVKRSMRGDEAKKVCPEIELVTVPVSRGKADLTVYRDAGSEVVSILSSKGRCERASIDEVYLDLTEAAETMLAQNPPESLEAISEEALKSHILGLHSDKDGSDNRDRVREWFLSNADRRDKLLACGALIVAELRMEVLKKTEFTCSAGIAHNKMLAKLTSGMHKPAQQTIVPSSSVEELLASLPIKKMKQLGGKLGTSLQDKLAVNTVGDLLQFSEEKLQDLCGINTGTWLWNIARGVCGDQVEGRLLPKSHGSGKTFPGRQALRKFSTVQKWLNDLCSELSERLLRDLEQNKRIARTLTLHASAYKLNDSESLKKFPSKSCSLRYGVTKIQEDALNLFHAGLREYVGVYHEKLKESTQQEWAITGLSVSASKIVDIPTGTNSIMKYFHHQNQTCAELNDVCTHDAASLSTGTTSSIGLNQADYPENDVCEDETMLGHVVPCSGPDDVKIEVCKDDVYTYEDVDKKDPSLSGEKQSLVLQEDTLTSCLGGSHLISTETGLESRLTKSKMDLVRPRLKSDKKKRKIEKGTSSILRFFGNQDSRANLETFQESGTSSSGKQLENIQQTTNGITPRTCNSRTDAWSYKSDEIDPSVLNELPLEVQAEVRAWMQPQKRANVVKKGSSIAHYFSPTPNP; this is translated from the exons ATGTTGACATGGATTGCTTCTATGTTCAAG TACAATGCTTGGCAAGGAGGGGGTCTTATTGCGGTGGGGTATGAAGCCCGTGCGTTTGGTGTCAAAAG GTCAATGCGTGGTGATGAGGCCAAAAAGGTCTGTCCTGAAATTGAGCTTGTAACTGTTCCAGTGAGTCGTGGTAAAGCGGATTTAACTGTGTACCGGGATGCTGGTTCAGAG GTGGTGTCTATCCTTTCAAGCAAGGGTCGATGTGAGCGTGCTTCTATTGATGAAGTCTACCTGGATCTTACTGAAGCTGCAGAAACAATGTTGGCCCAAAATCCCCCTGAGAGTTTGGAAGCAATTAGTGAAGAAGCTCTTAAATCACATATTTTGGGGCTTCATTCG GACAAGGATGGATCTGACAATCGAGATCGTGTGAGGGAATGGTTTCTTAGCAATGCTGATCGTCGTGATAAATTATTGGCATGTGGAGCTCTTATTGTAGCAGAACTTAGAATGGAAGTTCTGAAGAAAACTGAATTCACGTGTTCAGCTGGCATAGCCCATAATAAG ATGCTCGCTAAATTAACTAGTGGAATGCACAAACCTGCTCAACAAACCATTGTGCCTTCCTCATCTGTTGAGGAGCTGCTTGCATCTCTgcctataaaaaaaat GAAACAACTTGGAGGAAAACTGGGAACCTCTTTGCAAGATAAGCTTGCTGTGAATACTGTTGGGGATCTATTGCAGTTTTCAGAGGAGAAGCTGCAAGATCTCTGTGGCATAAATACTGG TACATGGTTATGGAATATTGCACGTGGGGTATGTGGGGATCAGGTAGAGGGTCGCCTCCTTCCCAAAAGTCATGGTTCCGGGAAGACATTTCCTGGACGTCAGGCTCTTAGAAAGTTCTCTACT GTTCAGAAGTGGCTGAATGATCTTTGTTCTGAATTGAGTGAACGTCTTCTTCGTGATCTGGAACAGAATAAACGCATTGCTCGTACTCTCACCCTGCATGCAAGTGCTTATAAG TTGAATGACTCGGAATCACTCAAAAAGTTCCCTTCAAAGTCATGTTCCTTAAGGTATGGGGTTACCAAGATCCAAGAAGATGCCCTCAATCTATTTCATGCCGGGCTGCGTGAATATGTTGGGGTATACCATGAGAAGTTGAAAGAGTCCACGCAGCAGGAGTGGGCAATAACTGGTCTCTCTGTCTCAGCAAGTAAAATAGTTGATATTCCAACT GGAACGAACTCAATTATGAAGTATTTCCATCACCAAAATCAGACATGTGCTGAGTTAAATGATGTATGCACCCATGATGCTGCGTCTTTGTCGACAG GTACTACGAGCTCCATAGGACTAAATCAAGCTGATTATCCAGAAAATGATGTGTGTGAGGATGAAACAATGCTTGGTCATGTCGTGCCATGTTCAGGACCAGATGATGTTAAAATAGAAGTCTGTAAG GATGATGTGTATACGTACGAAGATGTAGATAAGAAAGACCCATCTCTCTCTGGAGAGAAGCAGAGCTTGGTGCTCCAAGAAGACACTCTTACATCATGCTTAGGTGGGTCTCATCTCATTTCAACTGAAACTGGTCTGGAATCAAGACTCACTAAGTCAAAGATGGATCTCGTAAGACCTCGTTTAAAAtcagataaaaagaaaagaaagatagAGAAG GGCACTTCATCAATCTTAAGATTTTTCGGGAATCAAGACTCTCGTGCGAATCTTGAGACTTTTCAAGAGAGTGGAACATCTTCCTCTG GTAAGCAGCTTGAGAATATCCAGCAAACAACAAATGGGATCACCCCAAGAACATGCAATTCCAGAACTGATGCATGGAGTTACAAGAGTGATGAGATTGATCCTTCTGTCTTGAATGAATTACCTCTTGAGGTTCAAGCAGAAGTGCGTGCATGGATGCAGCCTCAGAAGCGGGCTAACGTTGTGAAAAAGGGTTCTAGTATTGCTCACTATTTCTCACCAACTCCAAACCCTTGA
- the LOC121774959 gene encoding phosphoglycerate mutase-like protein AT74, protein MADKTPKNRWLPKRIVLLRHGESSDSSGSGDGISPSHSTPLSRRGAEQARQAGTLIKNLLDQSCPSWKIYVYVSPFECTRSTLREMGHAFPASSLIGVREECRVREQDFGNFQDPQKMRQLKEVRDKFSRFFFRFPEGESGADVYDRVSSFLESMWRDIDMQRFPHDGGDELNLIIVSHGLAIRIFLMRWFRWTVEQFEQLKSPKDCEFRVMQLGEGGEYSLAVHHNEGRLRAWGLSADMVAEQKLRAGSRSHQEEAAAAEEVLWYRTFFGDDDTAVTRGDEGEG, encoded by the exons ATGGCTGACAAAACCCCCAAGAACAGGTGGCTTCCCAAGCGCATAGTCCTGCTCCGCCACGGCGAGAGCAGCGATAGCTCCGGCAGCGGAGACGGCATTTCCCCCAGCCACAGCACCCCGCTGAGCCGGCGCGGGGCGGAGCAGGCGAGGCAAGCCGGCACCCTCATCAAAAACCTCCTCGACCAGAGCTGCCCCTCGTGGAAGATCTACGTCTACGTCTCCCCCTTCGAGTGCACGCGATCAACGCTGCGCGAGATGGGACACGCCTTCCCGGCCAGCAGTCTGATCGGCGTGAGAGAGGAGTGCCGAGTCCGGGAGCAGGACTTCGGCAACTTCCAGGACCCTCAGAAGATGAGGCAGCTCAAGGAAGTCCGCGACAAATTCAGCCGCTTCTTCTTCCGTTTCCCCGAGGGCGAGTCTGGCGCCGACGTCTACGACCGCGTCTCGA GTTTTCTGGAATCAATGTGGAGGGACATTGATATGCAGAGGTTCCCACACGACGGCGGCGACGAGCTGAATCTGATCATCGTGTCGCACGGGCTGGCGATCCGGATCTTCCTGATGCGATGGTTCCGGTGGACGGTGGAGCAGTTCGAGCAGCTGAAGAGCCCGAAGGACTGCGAGTTCCGGGTGATGCAGCTCGGGGAGGGCGGCGAGTACAGCCTCGCCGTGCACCACAATGAGGGGAGGCTGAGGGCGTGGGGGCTGTCGGCGGATATGGTGGCGGAGCAGAAGCTGAGAGCCGGATCAAGGAGCCAccaggaggaggcggcggcggcggaggaggttTTGTGGTATCGCACTTTCTTTGGGGATGATGACACGGCGGTGACACGTGGCGATGAGGGAGAGGGGTAG
- the LOC121775167 gene encoding proteasome subunit alpha type-4-like has translation MSRRYDSRTTIFSPEGRLYQVEYAMEAIGNAGSAIGILSKDGVILVGEKKVTSKLLQTSASTEKMYKIDDHVACAVAGIMSDANILINTARVQAQRYAFAYQEPMPVEQLVQSLCDTKQGYTQFGGLRPFGVSFLFAGWDKNYGFQLYMSDPSGNYSGWKAAAIGANNQAAQSMLKQDYKDEITREEAIQLAIKVLSKTMDSTSLTSEKLELAEVFLSSGNVKYQVCSPEALNQLLLKSGVTQPAADAS, from the coding sequence ATGTCTCGGAGGTATGACAGCCGTACAACAATCTTCTCGCCAGAAGGCCGTCTCTACCAGGTCGAGTATGCAATGGAGGCGATTGGCAATGCAGGGAGCGCCATCGGTATACTGTCTAAAGACGGGGTTATATTGGTTGGTGAAAAGAAGGTGACTTCCAAGCTTCTACAGACCTCTGCATCCACTGAGAAAATGTACAAGATTGACGACCATGTTGCTTGTGCCGTTGCTGGGATCATGTCTGATGCCAACATCCTCATCAACACAGCCAGAGTCCAAGCTCAGCGATATGCTTTCGCCTACCAAGAGCCAATGCCAGTCGAACAGCTGGTCCAGTCCTTGTGCGACACCAAGCAAGGCTACACTCAGTTTGGTGGGCTCCGTCCGTTTGGTGTTTCCTTCCTCTTCGCAGGCTGGGACAAGAACTATGGTTTCCAGCTCTACATGAGTGATCCGAGTGGAAATTACAGCGGATGGAAGGCTGCAGCTATCGGGGCAAACAACCAGGCTGCTCAGTCGATGCTCAAGCAAGACTACAAGGATGAAATCACGAGGGAGGAAGCGATTCAGCTTGCTATCAAGGTGCTTAGTAAGACAATGGACAGCACAAGTCTCACTTCGGAGAAGCTTGAATTGGCTGAGGTCTTCCTCTCTAGTGGAAACGTCAAGTACCAGGTTTGCTCGCCCGAGGCCCTAAATCAGCTGTTGCTCAAGTCCGGAGTTACTCAACCCGCTGCAGACGCTTCTTAA
- the LOC121773394 gene encoding haloacid dehalogenase-like hydrolase domain-containing protein 3: MSMLSKLRLVTVDVTGTLIAYKGELGDYYCMAAKSIGLPCPDYKRVHEGFKQAYTEMATKHPCFGFAEKIPNIVWWKTCVQDSFLRAGYDYDEETFEKVFRRVYATFGSSAPYTIFPDSQPFLRWLRGKGVIVGIVSNAEYRYQDVILPALGLHKGSEWDFGVFSGLEGVEKPDPRLYEIALERAGNIAPGDALHIGDSMRKDYVPAKSVGMHGLLLDRFQTPDARSWRESGAIVLPDLIAAQEWLSSERQS; the protein is encoded by the exons ATGTCTATGCTATCAAAGTTGCGTTTAGTAACTGTTGATGTTACCGGCACGCTAATTGCATACAAAGGGGAGCTTGGTGACTACTACTGCATGGCAGCAAAATCAATAGGACTCCCGTGTCCTGACTATAAACGGGTACACGAGGGTTTTAAGCAGGCTTATACAGAGATGGCGACGAAGCATCCATGCTTTGGATTTGCAGAGAAGATTCCCAACATCGTTTGGTGGAAGACATGTGTGCAGGATTCTTTTCTCAGG GCTGGATATGATTATGATGAAGAAACGTTTGAGAAGGTCTTTAGACGCGTATATGCCACCTTTGGTTCGTCTGCGCCATATACTATCTTCCCGGATTCACAGCCATTCCTGAGATGGCTTCGTGGGAAAGGCGTAATTGTAGGAATCGTGAGCAATGCCGAGTATAGGTATCAAGATGTAATCCTTCCAGCATTGGGTTTGCACAAG GGATCAGAGTGGGACTTTGGTGTATTCTCTGGTCTCGAAGGTGTGGAGAAGCCTGACCCGAGACTGTACGAGATAGCCTTGGAGAGGGCAGGCAACATTGCACCGGGAGATGCTCTTCATATCGGGGACAGCATGCGCAAGGACTATGTCCCGGCAAAGAGTGTGGGTATGCACGGTCTACTGTTGGACCGGTTTCAAACCCCAGATGCTCGGAGTTGGAGGGAATCCGGTGCTATCGTGCTACCCGACTTGATTGCTGCTCAAGAATGGCTATCTTCTGAGCGACAGAGCTGA